From a region of the Helianthus annuus cultivar XRQ/B chromosome 5, HanXRQr2.0-SUNRISE, whole genome shotgun sequence genome:
- the LOC110943306 gene encoding uncharacterized protein LOC110943306: MLKVSPLKGVIRFGKKGKLKPRYIGPFEVTSKVGPVAYRLKLPEQLAGIHNTFHVSNLRKFLVDKAQQIPLEDVQVDEKLNFIEEPLQIEDRKVKKLRKKEIPLVKVKWNTRHGPNFTWELENIMKDKYPHLFK; encoded by the coding sequence atgcttaaggtatcacctctgAAAGGAGTGATTCGGTTTGGAAAGAAGGGAAAGTTGAAACCCCGATACATTGGGCCGTTTGAAGTAACAAGCAAAGTAGGACCAGTGGCTTATCGGCTAAAACTTCCGGAACAGCTGGCAGGAATACATAATActtttcatgtatcaaatttaagGAAGTTCCTAGTGGACAAAGCCCAACAAATACCCCTGGAAGACGTACAGGTTGACGAAAAACTCAACTTCATTGAAGAAccactacaaattgaagataggaaggTTAAAAAGTTACGCAAGAAGGAAATCCcgttagtcaaagtcaagtggaacaCACGTCATGGACCCAACTTTACATGGGAACTAGAAAACATAATGAAAGATAAGTACCCTCATCTTTTTAAGTAa